One part of the Leclercia sp. LSNIH1 genome encodes these proteins:
- a CDS encoding MFS transporter, producing the protein MTCTIEQRVMRKITLRIVPFIMLLYFIAFLDRVNIGFAALTMNADLGFSPAVFGFGAGIFFLGYFLFEVPSNLILHKVGARIWIARVMITWGLVSGAMAFVQGTTSFYTLRFLLGVAEAGFFPGIILYLSYWFPAQKRAQVTAIFMAAAPISTALGSPISAALLEMHGMMGFVGWQWMFVLEAVPAVILGVVVLFWLTDRPEKAKWLSEEERGWLIATLQREQAAKQATAQHSVWKGLLDKRVLALSLVYFGTSAGLYTLGIWSPQIIKTLGVSSMTVGLLNAIPAVLAVAAMVLWARHSDRTGERSWHVIAACIVAAAGLFMAGSTASIVGVILALTIVNCGISASKPPLWSMPTLFLSGSAAAAGIATINSLGNLGGFVGPFMIGLIKQQTGSYAWGLWFVAGLLILSSLVVLWLSASSRKTQANETLIQSKH; encoded by the coding sequence ATGACCTGCACAATCGAACAACGGGTAATGCGCAAAATCACCTTGCGCATCGTACCCTTCATCATGCTGTTGTACTTCATCGCCTTCCTCGACCGCGTGAACATCGGTTTCGCGGCGCTCACCATGAACGCCGACCTCGGCTTCTCCCCGGCAGTGTTTGGTTTCGGTGCCGGGATCTTCTTTCTCGGCTACTTCCTGTTTGAGGTGCCCTCCAACCTGATCCTCCACAAGGTCGGGGCGCGTATCTGGATTGCCCGGGTGATGATCACCTGGGGGCTGGTCTCCGGCGCCATGGCTTTCGTGCAGGGTACGACCAGCTTCTACACCCTGCGTTTTCTGCTCGGCGTGGCGGAAGCGGGCTTCTTCCCGGGGATCATCCTCTACTTAAGCTACTGGTTCCCGGCGCAAAAGCGCGCCCAGGTGACGGCCATCTTTATGGCGGCAGCACCCATCTCCACCGCCCTCGGCTCGCCGATATCCGCGGCGCTGCTGGAGATGCACGGCATGATGGGCTTCGTCGGCTGGCAGTGGATGTTTGTTCTCGAAGCGGTGCCGGCGGTGATCCTCGGCGTGGTGGTGCTGTTCTGGCTCACCGATCGCCCGGAAAAGGCGAAATGGCTCAGCGAAGAGGAGCGTGGCTGGCTGATTGCCACCCTGCAACGCGAGCAGGCGGCGAAACAGGCCACGGCCCAGCACAGCGTCTGGAAAGGGTTGCTGGATAAACGCGTTCTCGCCCTGTCGCTGGTCTACTTCGGCACCTCCGCCGGACTCTATACCCTGGGCATCTGGTCCCCGCAGATCATCAAAACCCTCGGCGTCTCCTCCATGACCGTTGGCCTGCTGAATGCGATCCCGGCGGTGCTGGCGGTAGCGGCCATGGTGCTCTGGGCGCGTCATTCCGACAGAACCGGCGAACGCTCCTGGCACGTAATTGCCGCCTGCATTGTGGCTGCGGCAGGGCTGTTTATGGCGGGCAGCACGGCAAGCATCGTTGGGGTGATCCTCGCCCTGACCATCGTTAACTGCGGCATCAGCGCCTCCAAGCCACCGCTGTGGAGCATGCCAACCCTGTTTCTTTCCGGTTCGGCGGCGGCGGCGGGGATCGCCACCATCAACTCCCTCGGCAACCTGGGCGGCTTCGTCGGTCCGTTCATGATTGGCCTGATCAAGCAACAGACCGGCAGTTACGCCTGGGGGCTGTGGTTTGTCGCCGGGCTGCTGATCCTCTCTTCACTGGTTGTGCTGTGGCTCTCGGCATCCAGCCGTAAAACGCAGGCCAACGAAACATTAATTCAGTCAAAACATTAA
- a CDS encoding LysR family transcriptional regulator, which produces MELQHLRCFLAVAETLHFGQAAQRLDMLPSALGRNIRLLEEALGTRLFTRSTRRVALTENGVLLREEARKLLAHADAIMLQFRQNPRRAQPLLRVGTIDSAAIGLLPGLLHLFRQHYPDVEIQLFEDKTVHLLPKLKSGRLDLVFIRPPAQLDAQFGRAFLCNEPGILALPASHPFADREKVDIAELEGMPMILPERRSRPHSHDLTMNLFHHAGIEVTVSQMADEKQTIINLVAAGIGLAIVPAWSSRYLMPGVKFVQLNGAEQMGMPLEAVWMAGAQDEIRDNMLAMLEAHPELYV; this is translated from the coding sequence ATGGAACTACAACACCTGCGCTGTTTCCTGGCGGTAGCCGAAACCCTGCATTTCGGTCAGGCGGCCCAGCGCCTGGATATGCTGCCCTCCGCCCTGGGAAGAAATATTCGTCTTTTAGAAGAGGCACTTGGCACGAGGCTGTTTACCCGCTCGACCCGCCGGGTGGCGCTGACGGAGAATGGCGTCTTGCTGCGGGAAGAGGCACGTAAGCTGCTCGCCCATGCCGACGCGATTATGTTGCAATTTCGTCAAAATCCACGCCGGGCGCAGCCGCTTTTGCGCGTCGGCACCATCGACAGCGCGGCCATCGGTTTGCTGCCCGGACTGCTGCATCTCTTCCGCCAGCACTACCCGGATGTGGAGATTCAGCTTTTCGAAGATAAGACCGTACACCTCCTGCCGAAGCTGAAAAGCGGCAGGCTGGATCTGGTCTTTATCCGCCCGCCTGCCCAGCTCGACGCCCAGTTTGGCCGGGCATTTTTATGCAATGAGCCGGGAATTCTCGCCCTGCCCGCCAGCCATCCGTTTGCCGACCGGGAGAAGGTCGATATCGCGGAGCTGGAAGGGATGCCGATGATCCTGCCGGAGCGGCGCTCGCGCCCGCACAGCCACGACCTGACCATGAATCTTTTCCATCACGCCGGGATAGAAGTGACAGTGTCACAGATGGCGGACGAGAAGCAGACCATTATCAACCTGGTGGCAGCGGGTATTGGTCTGGCGATTGTGCCCGCCTGGAGTAGCCGCTATCTGATGCCGGGCGTGAAATTTGTGCAGCTGAACGGTGCGGAGCAGATGGGGATGCCGCTGGAGGCGGTGTGGATGGCCGGGGCG